The genomic region AGGCGAAGCTGGTTCGGCAGGCGGAAGAGGTGGTACCACAGTGGGCTTCGCTAAGGTTGGGGTAGGTGTCCTTGCTGGGGATGTTGGCGAGGCTGACATGgttgagatgatgaggttatgagaatgaggatgggaaatgggtcgagaaagagaaagagaacgAGAGATGGGGAAATGAACGACACGCGAGTACAGCTTTCCATTTTTATGATGATTTTgccttctctttcatttcCCCATCCGTATTTTATAGATGTTATTTCTACTCTTTCACAGTCTGTATGGATGCTATTACAAGGCATTTAACGACGATCACCAGGGGCCTCTAACAGCTCTCCCAAGTTAAGGGCCTACACAATTCAGTCAACCCACCATGTTCTACTCCGATAATCATCAAAAAAAGACCTGCTTTGACTTGTGCAGATGCCTTTTcatcctcccatcccttcGCCGACTTTCCCATCGCCTCTGGACCCTCTCACAAGTGAATGGAGCCCCTCCAGCTGTCGATGAATCTGTGGACTTCTGATCCAATGTGGAGTTCGGCGTGCACGAATGTCGTTCGACGGTAATAAACAACAATATGACAAGCCGACTAGTGAGTGATCCACGATAATCGTTACTGTGGGTCATCCTCCCACTACAAAAATGGACACATTGTTGCCTCGATGCCGGACGCTGTAAAAATCGACGGTATGGGCTTGCGTAGTGTAGTGACATGTAGTGATGCTACAAGTGCAAACGGCCACTACTATCCTTGGCCCTCCTCGCCGAGAGAAACGTGTAGAAGTCCATACATCGTTTTGCCATTTCTTGTACAGCAATTCCAATTTTTATCGAAGGTGGTCGGGAACAACGTGATGAAACTAAAGCCTCGTGGAGAGAAGCCTAATGCACTGTAAGCGGTCTGTAATTAACAGTTCTATTGATTGTATTCGGGACACAAGACGAGACATGTTCACAGCCATCGATAATAATACTGATCCCATGCAGCTGCTGCGTCTGTCATGCTGTTAAGTAGATCCACACATAGACTaaacaaaacaaaagaaCAAATAAACGACGACGGATAAATAACAATAATAAGTAATTCATGTGGAGTGTGGCGAATGCCGAGATTTGTTTTGATGACGTAAGCGTCCAAAAGGGAAAACGGAGATAATTCCGCCACAACGGAGAAATTCAGTGGACGGCCGTCACCAATCGAGAAGCTTCCATTCTTTCTGCTGATAATCGCAACGACACGGTTGGTCCACATCGACACCAGTCGTGCGTGACGCCGCACTGACGAATAAACAGCGGGAACATCCTGGAAAATCTGAAAGTGTCGGTGGCGTGAATGAATAAAGAATAGCTGCTGCAAATTACATGGATGAGTACATATGCTATCAACTAAATAGTGTCATATAACAGTGCCCCACCCAGACCGCCAGTTCTCTAAAAGATGCTACATTTACTTGGTCTGCAGGACGACTGGTCAGCACGGTACATCTACTGGAAAATTCTAATAAACTCACAGCCTCCTCAAGGTGGGCAACGAGGTCGTTCCTGTCCTTAGCCTTCTTGAGACCGGCGAAAGCCATCTTGGTACCTGTGCAAAAGGATCAAGTCAGCGGTGGTCTTCTAACTTTTATGACGAGTAAAGGGGTTGTTGACTTACCAGGAATGTACTTCTTGGGGTTTTCAAGGTACTACAAAGAGAGAACGATTAGTATTGAGCCTATTTTGCCAATGGCGTCCGTGTCCAAGGCAACATACCTCGAAGAGGGTTTGTCCTTCCTATAAAGCCACTGTTGTCAGTACAGAATCCTTATATCAACAGGGGCTTGAGCTtcagaaaaagagatgcTAACTAGCGCTTCTCGAAGCCAAACCCAGAAATCAACTCACCCAAGTAACACCCTTGTTGACGTTGGCGGCGGTGTAAGAGAAACCCTCAGCCTGGCCAGACTTTCGGCCAATGAGACCGTGAAGGTTAGGGCCGACCTTGTGGGGCTCACCAGCACCAAGGGTGTGACATTGAGCGCATCGGGTCTGCAATAcattgaaaaaaaaggggaCGTATGTCAGTCGAGCCCGGATTAGAGGGTTAAATCGAGGCCTGGACATACCTTGAAGATACCAGCACCCTTAGAAGCGTCACCTATTGCACCATCATGTCAACGGGCTATTCCTTCCATACCGTCTGCGCCCCTTGTTTGCTCGATGGCCATTTTCCCCATCTCAATGTGCCATGGAGCTCCCGTGACGCGTCTAGAACGGACAAAAAAGCTACGTACCAGGAGTGTAAGTGTCACCGGCCATTTTGAATTAGATGAGTGGATATAAGTTGGGTTGTGGGAGTGGGATTAGAGAATATGCGTGAGGTAGAAAATcgaaagtggaagagagaatAAATAAgaggggaaagaggaaatggCAGCCTCAGAGACGGAGTTTCCTCTTTTCCGAAAGCTTCCGACGGCCAATCAGAGCACTACTAATTGCACAGCGCGCCTTGATCAGAGATTTCCGCGAGCCTGATATCAAAGAGAAGGGATTGTTAGGCACGAAAGAGTAATTGACCACTCAACTGGCTGCAAAAGCGACGCAACTGTATAACATCTACCTATACTTCATCTCAATCAGTCATAATGGTATGTCGTATCGTCTAAAATCCATGGAATACAGAGCTGACTGTTTTGGTAGGGCGGCGGTGTAAGTTTGTTTAATCGACTGAAGACGGTTTCTCGAGCTATACTGATCGATCCAATCCACAGGCGCAATATCCTTACCCTAAAGAAGTCTGGACTCCCTCTGGTGGCTGGTGGTCCCGCCCCAGTAACTGGAAGGGAAACACTGCCATCTGTATTGTGGGTATCACCATCGCTACTTTCGGTGTCTGGAGGCTCTCAGCGAACAGAGAGGAAAGACACGTCGCTCCCACAAGACCTATCCCTTCACAAATGGTGAGTACGCTCCGCTTGGTGGGTTGACGGGTGAAAAGTGGCGCCTCGTGGGCGAAAATAGAGTGAGTACTAATATGTTGAGTGTAGTGGTCCCGGCAAGCACGAGAGCTTGGCGTTAGGCAGGAATAGAGGATGGGATGCATTAGCATATATAACGTCTAATCTTGACACAAACGGATAATCTCGCAAGTTTTTGCCCTTCTGTATCCAGTGACTTGGGGATCTTTGGAAGAACGGTTTAGCAGAAACTCACGAATAGGTGCATCCTTGAAGTACATAAAAGGTCAAAAAGAGGCAAATACAGCCATAGAGGCGGTATTGCCAAGTGTCAGTGCTAAAAGCCTATCATAGAGCAAAAAACATCGTCCTTCTGTCATCTCCAACAATGTGAGAGCTTCTGCTGAGGCTTTTATTGTCTTCTTGGGAGGGGCTCAGCGTCAATATGCGTCGTGGCAGTGTATGACACGTCTTATAAGGGATATTCTCTCTCAGTTCGGCATCTTCAACTGTGAAATACTGAATGGGAAATACTGTATTTTGCTACAAATCTAGTCTACTATGAAATGACACAATGCAAACCTGATAAAGTACATCATTTGACTATGACCTGGCGGGCAGTCATTGATTTGCAAGTTTGCCTAATCTTTTACTTTGACATCATGCAGACCAGCCTCAACTGCGTATGTATCCATACTTGATCATAATCtcagtcatcctcaccaGAATCTTCGATGTATGACTGTCTATTGATGCCCAGTTTGGAGATAAATGGTAAAATGCCTTCCCTGCATTCGATAGTATCAGTGTCATCGAGGCTCAAGG from Cryptococcus decagattii chromosome 3, complete sequence harbors:
- a CDS encoding cytochrome c, whose protein sequence is MAGDTYTPGDASKGAGIFKTRCAQCHTLGAGEPHKVGPNLHGLIGRKSGQAEGFSYTAANVNKGVTWEGQTLFEYLENPKKYIPGTKMAFAGLKKAKDRNDLVAHLEEATK